From a region of the Acinetobacter larvae genome:
- a CDS encoding AAA family ATPase, with protein MNELLEQPFTQQGHALTNSNFDDVAPLVKLWALRILAELGGSRDFICDSNFNHPWIAKHLGFSEALLSGQFNSEQAHQELAQLHAQIEQQHAQQVFSLNPVLQFNLQRLQALLGLNQHECLILGFVIVLNSEQLLDDVADTLGSLTAAKAMKALAIILDLPFDTIRQALSNKGSLHRSGLMSVQQHYSEYLRNKLSLVSNQLVDKLLVETHDVMELFVGTINRCATAELSLDDFPHLAEQLAVLLAYLQHAQQHKQLGINIFIYGASGTGKTQLCQAIAQHLQLPLYEIAYEDDDGDAITATGRLCAYRAAQSIFDDQTALLMFDEVEDVFNDTENGAGMKSTAQSRKAWVNRMLEQNQTPTLWVSNSEQLDPAFIRRFDLVIEVQVPPKKQRMRMIQQHCDHDLTADYQTRLASVEHLSPAVLRRAYRVARSAKVENNNLAVEPSMTQLISNTLKAQGYPVLKQYDAHALPAFYDLDFIHTKANLAQISQGIAAHGFGRLCLYGPSGTGKTAFARWLAEYIDQPLLVKRGSDLLSPWVGEVEQNLAKAFAEAEQQQAVLLLDEVDSLLQNRQQAVRSWEISQVNEFLVQMEGFNGVLICTTNRFEDLDQAALRRFDFKLHFDYLNYAQRWALLQKVAQQLKIAVSEQEVSARLQRLNKLCAGDFAVIVRQAYFHGFADADALLQHLADEMAVKNPQSTAIGFHPDAVDQKIKPLD; from the coding sequence ATGAATGAACTTTTAGAGCAGCCTTTTACACAACAAGGTCATGCACTGACAAATAGCAATTTTGATGACGTTGCTCCGCTGGTTAAATTGTGGGCTTTGCGGATTTTGGCTGAACTGGGCGGATCACGCGATTTTATTTGCGACAGTAATTTTAACCACCCATGGATTGCAAAACATTTAGGTTTTTCTGAAGCGCTGTTATCTGGGCAGTTTAATAGTGAGCAAGCTCATCAGGAGTTGGCTCAGTTACACGCACAAATTGAACAGCAACATGCACAGCAAGTTTTTAGCTTAAACCCAGTATTGCAGTTTAATTTACAACGCCTACAGGCTTTACTCGGGTTAAACCAGCATGAATGTCTAATTTTAGGCTTTGTAATTGTGCTGAATAGTGAGCAACTCTTAGATGATGTTGCCGATACACTCGGTAGTTTGACTGCTGCTAAGGCAATGAAAGCATTAGCAATTATATTAGATCTTCCTTTTGATACCATTCGACAAGCATTGTCCAATAAGGGCAGCTTACACCGTAGTGGTTTGATGAGTGTGCAACAACATTATAGTGAATATCTACGCAATAAATTGAGTTTAGTGTCCAACCAGCTCGTCGACAAACTATTGGTTGAAACACATGATGTGATGGAGCTATTTGTAGGAACCATTAATCGATGTGCGACTGCTGAGCTTAGTTTGGATGATTTTCCACACTTGGCAGAACAGTTGGCTGTCTTGCTGGCGTATTTACAACATGCTCAACAGCACAAACAGCTGGGTATTAATATCTTTATTTATGGTGCTTCGGGTACGGGTAAGACACAGTTATGCCAAGCGATTGCACAACATTTGCAGTTGCCGCTTTATGAAATTGCCTATGAAGATGATGATGGTGATGCGATTACTGCGACAGGACGACTTTGTGCTTATCGGGCTGCACAAAGTATTTTTGACGATCAAACAGCATTATTGATGTTTGATGAAGTTGAAGATGTTTTTAATGATACTGAAAATGGCGCAGGGATGAAAAGTACTGCACAAAGCCGTAAGGCATGGGTCAACCGCATGTTAGAGCAAAATCAAACACCCACATTATGGGTGTCTAACTCTGAACAGCTGGATCCTGCTTTTATACGCCGTTTTGATTTGGTGATTGAAGTACAGGTTCCACCGAAAAAACAACGTATGCGGATGATTCAGCAACATTGTGATCATGACTTAACTGCGGATTACCAAACACGTTTGGCCAGTGTCGAGCATTTATCACCTGCCGTGTTACGCCGTGCCTATCGTGTTGCCCGCTCAGCCAAAGTTGAAAATAACAATTTAGCTGTAGAACCGAGTATGACGCAATTGATCTCTAATACCTTAAAAGCACAGGGTTATCCTGTGTTGAAACAGTATGATGCGCATGCGTTACCTGCATTTTATGATTTGGACTTTATTCATACCAAAGCCAATTTAGCACAGATTAGTCAGGGTATTGCGGCACATGGTTTTGGACGTTTGTGCTTATATGGTCCTTCAGGAACGGGTAAAACGGCATTTGCGCGTTGGTTAGCTGAATATATCGATCAACCTTTACTGGTGAAACGGGGTTCAGACTTATTATCCCCTTGGGTCGGTGAGGTCGAGCAAAATCTTGCCAAAGCTTTTGCTGAAGCGGAGCAACAACAAGCGGTATTGCTGCTCGATGAGGTAGACTCTTTGCTACAAAATCGCCAACAAGCAGTACGTTCTTGGGAAATCTCGCAGGTGAATGAGTTCCTGGTACAGATGGAAGGCTTTAATGGCGTATTGATCTGTACCACGAATCGCTTTGAAGATTTAGACCAAGCTGCATTACGCCGTTTTGACTTTAAACTGCATTTTGATTACCTCAACTATGCACAGCGTTGGGCGCTCTTGCAAAAGGTCGCTCAGCAATTAAAAATTGCAGTGTCTGAGCAAGAGGTCTCAGCCCGATTACAGCGCTTAAATAAACTATGTGCTGGTGATTTTGCAGTGATTGTGCGACAGGCATATTTTCATGGCTTTGCCGATGCAGATGCCTTACTGCAGCATTTAGCAGATGAAATGGCGGTGAAAAATCCACAATCTACGGCTATAGGCTTTCATCCTGATGCCGTAGATCAGAAAATAAAGCCGTTGGATTGA
- a CDS encoding AI-2E family transporter, with product MRQQQRSWHDSLQTMVYVLLFIILLGWLIKVGQNFLLPILMAVISMYIIVTLTDFLGRFIFLKHSSEAIRRLLVFVAFMATVFGLSQIIYITGQQIVASLPIYQNNLEKIVIDMSVQLGLSQDPDWQLLRAMTIDKIDIHPFISASISALSTLTGMVVLVVVYALFLISERGRFATRFAMAFSGQGADQTRTLLLNINRKIGDYLAIKSLINVILAVICWLILWLCGVEHALFWALIIGLLNYIPYIGSLLGVIFPVILTLAQFGSMQMTLLVAVLLTVAQMYVGNVLEPKMIGKQINLSPFVVLVSLSLWASLWGVAGAILAVPLTSIFVIILGAFPSTRAFALLMVDDPVAYQLEMKNMAAQTEAKQIAE from the coding sequence ATGCGACAACAACAGCGCAGCTGGCATGACAGCTTACAGACGATGGTCTACGTGTTACTTTTTATTATTCTATTAGGATGGTTAATCAAAGTTGGACAGAACTTTTTATTGCCGATTTTGATGGCTGTCATCAGCATGTATATTATCGTCACTTTAACTGATTTTTTAGGTCGTTTTATTTTCCTAAAACATAGCAGTGAAGCAATACGACGTTTATTGGTTTTCGTTGCGTTTATGGCAACCGTTTTTGGATTAAGTCAGATTATCTATATTACAGGGCAACAAATTGTAGCCTCACTGCCAATTTATCAAAATAATTTAGAAAAAATTGTGATTGATATGAGTGTGCAATTGGGCTTGAGTCAAGATCCTGATTGGCAGTTATTACGTGCAATGACCATCGATAAAATTGATATTCATCCATTTATCAGTGCCAGTATTAGTGCTTTGAGTACTTTAACCGGGATGGTGGTGTTGGTGGTGGTCTATGCCTTATTTTTAATTAGTGAACGCGGTCGTTTTGCCACGCGTTTTGCGATGGCTTTTTCAGGGCAAGGTGCAGATCAAACCAGAACATTATTACTCAATATCAACCGTAAAATCGGTGATTATTTGGCTATTAAATCGCTGATCAACGTTATTTTGGCTGTGATCTGTTGGTTGATCTTATGGTTATGTGGCGTTGAACATGCTTTATTTTGGGCATTAATTATTGGTTTACTCAATTATATTCCTTATATCGGTTCATTATTAGGCGTCATCTTCCCAGTGATATTAACCTTAGCGCAATTTGGTTCAATGCAAATGACTTTATTGGTGGCAGTATTATTGACCGTTGCACAAATGTATGTCGGGAATGTACTGGAACCTAAAATGATTGGTAAACAAATTAATTTATCACCCTTTGTCGTTTTGGTATCACTGTCTTTATGGGCATCATTATGGGGTGTTGCTGGTGCTATTTTGGCTGTACCCTTAACTTCTATTTTTGTGATTATTTTAGGGGCGTTTCCTTCTACCCGTGCATTTGCATTACTGATGGTCGATGATCCTGTCGCCTATCAACTAGAGATGAAAAATATGGCAGCGCAAACTGAGGCCAAGCAAATCGCAGAATAA
- the tyrS gene encoding tyrosine--tRNA ligase, which produces MCLEFVMSNFLPPEEQLALIQRGTHEIISEEDLLKKLKENRPLRIKAGFDPTAPDLHFGHTVLINKLKTFQDLGHEVTFLIGDYTAMIGDPTGKSATRPPLSKEQVLANAQTYQEQVFKILDPAKTKVRFNSEWFNQRTAADLIQLASQQTVSRMLERDDFTKRYNNHQPIAIHEFLYPLVQGYDSIALEADVEMGGTDQTFNLLMGRTLQSRYGQESQVCITVPILEGLDGVNKMSKSLGNYIGVFDAPGAMYQKVLSMPDSLIERYFELLSFKSMDEINGLLAEIAAGRNPQEIKKILALELVERFHGADAAANAHKGAGNVITEGEVPEDTPEVTISRADFGGEIFIASILRSAGLTKNAAQAKDAVARGAVKVDWNVVDASFSVKENCTLIIQSGKKAIARVTFSD; this is translated from the coding sequence ATGTGTTTGGAATTTGTGATGTCAAATTTTCTACCGCCCGAAGAACAACTCGCCCTCATTCAACGAGGAACTCATGAGATTATTTCCGAAGAAGACTTATTAAAGAAACTCAAGGAAAATCGCCCGTTACGGATTAAGGCGGGTTTTGATCCTACGGCTCCTGACTTACATTTTGGTCACACTGTTTTGATTAATAAACTCAAAACATTCCAAGATCTAGGTCATGAAGTGACATTCTTAATTGGTGATTACACCGCAATGATTGGCGATCCAACTGGTAAAAGTGCGACACGTCCACCGTTGTCGAAAGAGCAAGTACTTGCCAATGCCCAAACCTATCAAGAACAAGTCTTTAAAATTTTAGACCCCGCGAAAACCAAAGTACGTTTTAACTCGGAATGGTTTAATCAACGTACAGCTGCCGATTTGATCCAATTGGCGAGTCAGCAAACCGTATCACGGATGTTAGAACGCGATGATTTTACCAAGCGTTATAATAATCACCAGCCAATCGCAATTCATGAGTTTTTATATCCTTTGGTACAAGGTTATGACTCGATTGCACTTGAAGCTGATGTTGAAATGGGTGGTACAGACCAAACCTTTAACTTGTTGATGGGGCGTACCTTACAGAGCCGTTATGGACAAGAATCTCAAGTCTGCATTACCGTGCCGATTCTAGAAGGTCTTGATGGCGTCAATAAAATGTCTAAGTCTTTGGGCAACTATATTGGGGTCTTTGATGCACCAGGTGCGATGTACCAAAAAGTACTGTCTATGCCAGATAGCCTGATCGAACGTTATTTTGAACTCTTGAGCTTTAAAAGTATGGATGAAATTAATGGCTTGTTGGCTGAGATAGCTGCTGGTCGTAATCCACAAGAAATCAAAAAAATCTTGGCTCTAGAGTTGGTCGAACGTTTCCATGGCGCGGATGCGGCAGCCAATGCGCATAAAGGTGCGGGTAATGTGATTACCGAAGGGGAAGTCCCTGAAGATACACCGGAAGTCACTATTTCACGTGCAGATTTTGGCGGTGAAATCTTTATTGCCTCTATTTTACGTAGTGCGGGTCTAACCAAGAATGCTGCACAAGCCAAAGATGCTGTGGCACGTGGCGCTGTAAAAGTTGATTGGAATGTTGTGGATGCAAGCTTCTCTGTCAAAGAAAACTGTACCTTAATTATTCAGTCAGGTAAAAAAGCCATTGCACGTGTGACCTTTAGTGATTAA
- a CDS encoding anhydro-N-acetylmuramic acid kinase, producing the protein MSAIYIGVMTGTSMDGVDFVAASFDPLQLHATLSLDFDPDLRDELMALTLPSDNEIDRMGKADVALARMIGHGINQLITDNQLDRNQIKAIASHGQTIRHRPEHGFSLQIGDPNIITEITGIAVVSDFRRRDLAAGGQGAPLVPAFHQALFQHPNIHRVILNLGGIANVSLLPAGDADAVYGFDTGPANILMDAWCHRYTGQAYDEDGRWASYGQPIRHLLERLQEHEFFAKEPPKSTGREDFNLEWLDEQIADWRNDAEYDELEDRPENVQATLLKLTTRAIKKAIYRSPLDTGEVYVCGGGAYNGQLLEQLRWRLRKHNWSVQTTQALGLSPTWVEATAFAWLAMRFCQQQSGNLAAVTGAVGPRILGTITKP; encoded by the coding sequence ATGAGTGCAATCTATATTGGCGTAATGACGGGCACCAGCATGGATGGTGTCGACTTTGTCGCCGCTTCTTTTGATCCACTACAACTCCACGCAACCCTAAGTCTAGATTTCGATCCTGATCTACGGGATGAGCTGATGGCACTGACTTTACCTAGCGATAATGAAATTGACCGTATGGGCAAAGCTGATGTGGCTTTGGCACGCATGATTGGTCATGGCATCAATCAACTGATTACAGACAATCAATTAGATCGTAACCAGATCAAAGCCATTGCCTCACATGGCCAAACCATTCGGCATCGCCCAGAACATGGTTTTAGTCTACAAATCGGTGATCCCAACATCATTACTGAAATCACAGGTATTGCTGTCGTCTCAGACTTTAGACGGCGTGATTTAGCCGCAGGTGGTCAAGGTGCTCCGCTCGTTCCTGCTTTTCATCAAGCTTTATTCCAGCATCCAAACATCCATCGGGTGATTTTAAATCTCGGTGGCATCGCCAATGTCAGCCTACTCCCTGCAGGTGATGCCGATGCGGTTTATGGTTTTGATACCGGTCCTGCCAATATCCTCATGGATGCTTGGTGTCATCGTTATACCGGTCAAGCCTATGATGAAGATGGGCGCTGGGCATCTTATGGCCAACCGATTCGTCATTTATTAGAACGCTTACAAGAACACGAATTCTTTGCCAAAGAGCCTCCCAAAAGTACTGGGCGTGAAGACTTTAATTTGGAATGGCTCGATGAGCAAATTGCCGATTGGCGCAATGATGCTGAGTATGATGAATTAGAAGATCGCCCCGAAAATGTGCAAGCGACCTTATTGAAACTGACCACACGCGCGATTAAAAAAGCCATTTATCGCTCGCCCTTAGACACCGGTGAAGTCTATGTATGTGGCGGTGGTGCTTACAATGGTCAACTACTGGAACAACTGCGTTGGCGCTTACGCAAACACAATTGGAGCGTCCAAACGACTCAAGCCTTAGGCTTGTCACCAACTTGGGTGGAAGCCACGGCTTTTGCTTGGCTTGCGATGCGTTTTTGTCAGCAACAAAGTGGTAATTTAGCCGCGGTAACAGGTGCAGTAGGTCCTCGGATTTTAGGTACTATAACCAAACCTTAA
- a CDS encoding DEAD/DEAH box helicase, producing MRNLNNFLSCFNKATIQRSASYVEQIDLSTLDIMTENDITFVYAQIEGTDYYDTTIFYHSVLDRLVDTDCSCPVGIHCKHAAALARLFYEYYLNQKQSSSSLLSSPSHAEVDLQYMQAESWLNQFKYKIQDLVADNTQHNITDSKLIYIFNRKKHSTQIDVSLQKVRRNKQGEIRETTRYDVYENIINGRLKVSEAEKDLFLELYFYNNLNSKNRYFSTELDISGILQPQLQHFIQNAEAYWEKHQNPRLQWSDQAYHLEFSWHNDIVANSEKLELYLIDQEQHRVLLKDCNHFHLIMSKPLCYLDSLQHRIGAIHSPYPTALIQQLLNMPAIPLNLLGQFQDIISSQLQHSPLPEPKALQSLPTITGEAIPILRFGGYRHLELKLAEYQIVFVEVEFEYPAGRIKANHAEESFISHQQQQPVRQQRDIKQEQHMIQQLQQSIPTLVWTKDHPIFKKTQLDLAQFNNVLIGPHHDCLDQLIPVNHIEQLGWKIEHSAQSALNLQAITNLEWSLQDSAQNDWFDIGVTIQDQQGQQHDLITLLAQLTKHYPQFLDSDYLETVDDSSIISIAIAPDQPKLAITLQHIKPIFYYLKEILQQPENRRVDRYDAYQLLDLNDHHLGMSWQSSERLQAFAKSLKQGYQNSIATPQGFQAELRPYQQQGLAWLQFLRETAHGGILADDMGLGKTAQTLAHILLEHQAGRLDGKPALIIAPTSLMQNWFKEAQKFTPELKVLILQGSQRHHLFTEIPAHHIVLSTYPLLSRDEEHLMQHQYHLLILDEAQNIKNPRAKAAQIARQLPAQHRLCLTGTPMENHLGELWSLFHFLMPGFLYSQEMFNKKFRHPIEKQADSKTKNLLVSRIKPFMLRRLKTDVATELPEKTTIEVDISMNTQQEKLYEAVRATMQKNIREIIAEKGFERSQIQILDALLKLRQVCCHPSLLKLDSLQTTTTASAKLDQLLEMVTAMLEEGRRILIFSQFTSMLHIIEQALQAQNVPLVKLTGQTKKREQAIDAFQSGQVPVFLISLKAGGVGLNLTSADTVIHYDPWWNPAAEEQASDRAWRIGQDKPVFVYKLITSQSIEEKIIQMQKNKAQLTRSILSIDQQDDIKLSEDDIMQLFD from the coding sequence ATGCGTAATTTAAATAATTTTTTATCATGTTTCAATAAAGCGACCATTCAGCGTAGTGCCAGTTATGTAGAGCAAATCGACTTGTCTACGCTCGATATTATGACTGAAAATGATATAACATTTGTCTACGCACAAATTGAGGGCACAGATTATTATGACACGACAATTTTTTACCATAGTGTTTTAGATCGTTTAGTTGACACAGATTGTAGCTGCCCCGTTGGAATTCATTGCAAACATGCCGCTGCATTAGCACGTCTTTTTTATGAGTATTACTTAAACCAAAAACAATCCAGTTCATCGCTTCTATCGAGTCCCAGCCATGCTGAAGTTGATCTACAATATATGCAAGCAGAAAGTTGGCTCAATCAATTTAAATACAAAATTCAAGATCTCGTTGCAGATAACACACAGCACAATATAACTGACTCAAAACTTATTTATATATTCAATCGAAAAAAACATTCTACGCAAATTGATGTTTCCTTACAAAAAGTCAGACGTAATAAACAAGGAGAAATTCGAGAAACAACTCGCTATGACGTCTATGAAAATATTATCAATGGTCGTTTGAAAGTTTCAGAAGCTGAAAAAGATCTTTTTCTAGAACTCTATTTTTACAATAATCTCAACAGTAAAAACAGATACTTTAGCACTGAGCTCGATATCTCTGGCATTTTACAACCTCAATTACAACATTTTATACAAAATGCTGAAGCCTATTGGGAGAAACATCAAAATCCCCGTCTACAATGGAGTGATCAAGCCTACCATTTAGAATTTTCTTGGCATAATGATATTGTTGCCAACAGCGAAAAACTCGAACTCTATTTAATTGATCAAGAACAACATCGTGTTTTACTTAAAGATTGCAATCACTTCCACCTTATCATGAGTAAACCACTTTGCTATTTAGACAGTTTACAACATCGCATAGGCGCGATTCACAGCCCCTATCCAACTGCGCTGATTCAGCAATTACTCAATATGCCCGCTATTCCATTGAACTTGCTTGGTCAATTTCAAGATATTATTTCATCACAACTACAACATAGCCCTTTACCCGAACCGAAAGCTTTACAATCACTCCCCACTATCACTGGAGAAGCGATACCTATTTTGCGCTTTGGCGGCTATCGTCATTTGGAGCTCAAGTTAGCAGAATATCAAATTGTGTTTGTAGAAGTTGAATTTGAATACCCTGCGGGGCGCATTAAAGCCAATCATGCTGAAGAAAGCTTTATTAGTCATCAACAGCAACAACCTGTGCGTCAACAACGTGATATAAAACAAGAACAACACATGATCCAGCAACTGCAACAGAGCATACCAACATTGGTATGGACTAAAGATCATCCTATTTTCAAGAAAACACAGCTCGATCTCGCTCAGTTTAATAATGTTTTGATTGGTCCTCACCATGATTGCTTGGATCAACTCATTCCAGTCAATCATATTGAGCAATTGGGTTGGAAAATTGAGCATAGCGCACAAAGCGCACTCAATTTACAAGCCATCACAAACCTAGAATGGTCATTGCAAGACAGCGCACAAAATGACTGGTTTGATATTGGCGTCACTATACAAGACCAACAGGGTCAGCAGCATGATCTGATTACGCTCTTGGCCCAACTGACCAAACATTATCCTCAATTTCTCGATAGCGATTATCTTGAAACAGTAGATGACAGTAGCATCATCAGTATTGCTATAGCGCCAGATCAGCCAAAATTGGCAATAACCTTGCAGCACATCAAACCCATCTTTTATTATTTAAAAGAAATTTTACAGCAACCAGAAAACCGTCGAGTCGATCGCTACGATGCTTATCAATTATTAGACTTAAATGACCATCATTTGGGCATGAGCTGGCAAAGTAGTGAGCGATTACAAGCCTTTGCCAAAAGCCTAAAACAAGGCTATCAAAACAGTATAGCAACACCACAAGGTTTCCAAGCTGAGCTACGCCCATACCAACAACAGGGTCTGGCATGGCTGCAATTTTTAAGAGAAACAGCACACGGTGGTATATTAGCCGATGATATGGGCTTGGGTAAAACAGCACAAACGCTGGCACATATCTTATTAGAGCATCAAGCTGGTCGCTTAGACGGCAAGCCGGCTCTCATTATCGCTCCCACCTCGTTAATGCAGAACTGGTTCAAAGAAGCACAGAAATTTACACCGGAACTCAAAGTTTTAATTTTACAAGGTTCCCAGCGACATCATTTATTTACCGAAATTCCTGCACATCATATTGTGCTCAGTACCTACCCTCTATTGTCTCGAGATGAAGAGCATTTGATGCAACATCAATATCATCTGCTGATTTTAGATGAAGCACAAAATATTAAAAACCCACGTGCCAAGGCAGCACAAATTGCACGTCAATTACCAGCGCAGCATCGTCTATGCCTTACAGGTACCCCAATGGAAAATCATTTGGGTGAGTTGTGGTCACTCTTTCACTTCCTTATGCCTGGTTTTTTATATTCGCAAGAAATGTTTAATAAGAAATTTCGACATCCTATCGAAAAACAAGCCGACTCAAAAACAAAAAACTTATTGGTCTCACGTATTAAGCCTTTTATGCTGCGACGTTTAAAAACAGATGTTGCCACGGAACTGCCTGAAAAGACCACCATTGAAGTCGATATCAGCATGAACACCCAGCAAGAAAAACTATATGAAGCTGTGCGTGCCACCATGCAAAAAAATATCCGTGAAATCATTGCAGAAAAAGGTTTTGAACGCAGTCAAATTCAAATCTTAGATGCTTTGCTCAAACTACGTCAGGTCTGTTGCCACCCGAGTTTACTCAAGCTGGATTCATTACAGACGACAACAACAGCATCTGCCAAGCTGGATCAACTACTAGAGATGGTCACAGCCATGCTTGAAGAAGGTCGACGTATCTTAATCTTCTCGCAATTCACCAGTATGCTGCACATCATAGAGCAAGCTCTACAAGCGCAAAATGTGCCTCTGGTTAAACTAACAGGACAAACCAAAAAGCGTGAGCAAGCCATTGATGCTTTCCAATCAGGTCAAGTCCCAGTGTTTTTAATTAGCCTCAAAGCTGGCGGGGTTGGGCTCAATCTCACCAGCGCAGATACGGTGATTCATTATGATCCGTGGTGGAACCCTGCCGCGGAGGAGCAAGCTTCAGACCGTGCTTGGCGTATTGGACAAGATAAACCGGTATTTGTTTATAAGCTCATTACCAGCCAAAGTATTGAGGAGAAAATAATTCAGATGCAAAAAAATAAAGCACAACTGACACGCTCTATTTTATCGATAGATCAGCAAGATGATATTAAACTCTCTGAAGACGATATTATGCAGCTGTTCGATTAA
- a CDS encoding lytic transglycosylase domain-containing protein, whose amino-acid sequence MVGCTTLGPHSGSLATRSAKLSKGIQSAYSVNANTANRVAPMIIQSADQYGLPPLKMAALIRQESSYRSTVVSPAGAVGLTQVMPRYWQQKCPGDLFNEAININCGAYILASYEQSAGSLKKGLAYYNVGPGNYSKSWKMRRQGKKYARQVKAHERALKSAL is encoded by the coding sequence ATGGTCGGCTGCACCACACTTGGGCCGCATAGCGGTTCACTGGCGACACGATCAGCCAAGCTGTCCAAAGGTATTCAATCAGCTTATTCTGTTAATGCAAATACTGCCAATCGTGTTGCACCAATGATTATTCAAAGTGCAGATCAATATGGGCTGCCTCCGCTAAAAATGGCAGCATTAATACGCCAAGAATCAAGTTATCGTAGTACAGTGGTGTCACCTGCAGGGGCTGTCGGATTAACCCAAGTAATGCCACGCTATTGGCAACAAAAATGCCCAGGTGATTTATTTAATGAAGCAATTAATATCAACTGTGGCGCTTATATCTTGGCCAGCTATGAACAATCTGCAGGAAGCTTAAAAAAAGGCTTAGCTTATTATAATGTCGGTCCAGGTAACTATAGTAAAAGCTGGAAAATGCGTCGCCAAGGTAAAAAGTACGCACGCCAAGTAAAAGCCCATGAGCGTGCATTAAAATCAGCACTATAA
- a CDS encoding DNA cytosine methyltransferase: MSLKIASFFSGAGGLDLGFKQAGFDIIFANEFDKDIWSTYEFNHPETSLDKRSITLVDETEVPDCDGIIGGPPCQSWSEAGSKRGIEDKRGQLFFDFIRILKAKKPAFFLAENVSGMLAARHKDALENIKNTFLEAGYDLYFKLLNAADFGIAQDRKRVIFIGFRSDLKIDYSFPEPQQESKCLNDIIRDLAESAVPALNKSKPNPDATIQNHEYMTGGFSSIYMSRNRVRAWDEPSFTIQAGGRHAPIHPSAPKMIKLAQDQFMFAPNSEYRRLSVRECARIQSFPDHFIFKYSDLNHGYKMIGNAVNVDFARILATSIREALCLEPKQK, from the coding sequence ATGTCTCTTAAAATCGCATCTTTCTTTTCTGGTGCTGGTGGTTTAGATCTCGGCTTTAAACAAGCAGGATTTGACATCATTTTTGCCAATGAATTCGATAAGGACATTTGGTCTACCTATGAATTTAACCATCCTGAAACCTCTTTAGATAAGCGCAGCATTACCTTAGTGGATGAAACTGAAGTTCCCGATTGTGATGGTATTATTGGTGGTCCACCTTGCCAGAGTTGGAGTGAAGCAGGTTCTAAACGAGGTATAGAAGATAAAAGAGGGCAGCTATTTTTTGACTTTATTCGTATATTAAAAGCCAAAAAACCGGCATTTTTTTTAGCTGAAAATGTCAGTGGAATGCTCGCAGCCCGACATAAAGATGCGCTAGAAAATATCAAGAATACCTTTCTTGAAGCAGGTTATGATCTTTATTTTAAATTACTCAATGCGGCAGATTTTGGTATTGCTCAAGATCGTAAACGCGTTATTTTTATTGGTTTTAGATCTGACCTAAAAATTGATTATTCATTCCCTGAACCACAACAAGAATCAAAGTGTTTAAATGATATTATTCGTGATTTAGCAGAATCTGCTGTTCCTGCACTCAATAAATCAAAACCCAATCCAGATGCAACAATTCAAAACCATGAATATATGACTGGTGGTTTTTCTTCCATTTATATGTCTAGAAATAGAGTCCGTGCTTGGGATGAACCTTCCTTTACCATTCAAGCAGGTGGCAGACATGCCCCAATTCATCCCAGCGCACCGAAAATGATTAAACTCGCGCAAGATCAGTTTATGTTTGCTCCAAACAGTGAATATCGACGCTTAAGTGTTCGAGAATGTGCAAGAATTCAGAGTTTTCCTGATCACTTTATTTTTAAATATTCTGACTTAAATCATGGCTACAAAATGATTGGCAATGCTGTAAATGTCGATTTTGCTAGGATTTTAGCAACGAGTATTCGCGAGGCATTATGTCTTGAGCCGAAGCAAAAATGA